gaGACTTCTAGAGAATTTTGGGATTTTCAAGAACTCTTCAAGAAACGCAAAAAGATTTtgtaacattaaaaaaaaaatatttcaatgttgTCAACTTTTGTAGAACACCTGAGTAATCATCACAAGTTGAGGATTTACCCTCAAATAAGTACTGAAGAAATTAAGGAAATTTTCGGGTGCAAATGTACAAATAATGTGCATAATAATGTTCATAATAATGTGCAAATTTGCAATGTGTGTAGCACTTTGCAAACCAtcctattaatcatttttttcttgtccCCCCTCAGCTAATTCCAAAATGAGAGAGGCGTATAGTTGAGTATTATTTGGATTGGTTTCAGCAAGTTTCACAATGGGGACCGGAATTAATAGCAGAAGAGTACGAGGCAAAACAAAATGCTCGTGTTTTACTCTTTGTAATAGATAATCAAACACGGAATACCGCGAGTATAATAGAAGCAGCACAATTGGCAGTTACGAGAACAAATTCCCTCGTTTTAGTGGTTTATCCTTATCGCCAGGGGCAAGCAATATTAGGAGAGAGTATTTCTGCGCAGTAAGTTTTAACGAATGATTTCATAAACACGCAAGTATTAGCCTGTCCTTTCaccgaaaatatttctcaactaATAATGATTGTTTTTCAGAGAATATTATGATTTAATGAATGGATTGTCGGTACTTGAATACTTCATGGACAAACAAAGGATACCTATATTTGAAAACGTTTCTGGAGCACTTAATGGCACTTCTAAGGTAATCGAGATTTTGTCATGATCGACTGATTCTTATGCCCTCTCcgaattcaacaaaaaaaatattaaagtcCTATGTACTATCGAAACTCTCGAAATCCTGTCAGCTCTCACAAGCTCACACATGCACTCCCATGCACTACTCAACTAACACACTCTCAGTGTTTGCAATCACGGGCGACTCACCTCATGACACCGGGGGTTAATTAATTTGACATCTGAGGTACTACATCCTGGACAGCTCACTCTTATCGTATACGATTACGATACGATAGTATGCGATACGATCGTATACgaaattttttgcaatttcccTATTCTCTAAGTGTCCTTTTGTCTGTTATGATGGACAATCTCATTTCTCATAATTTGAAAAGTATCTTATGGAGAAAATaacaatttgcaaaaaaaaaatttgtatgtTGGATTATTTGCATTTCTTGCTTTACTTTTGTAGATTTTACGGGAAGCTATCAACGTTCAAGACTTGCATCAAGAAGATGGTATGAGGCCCAAGCCGATTCCCATGATCCAAAATGGAGTTGATATAATGTATGTATTCCTACaatcataattttaatttagttTTCGCTGTTTTCTTCCCATAAATTTTTAGGGGTTGATGTCACGGCGCCCAGATTGTAAGCTTCAGAATAATTCAAACTTATAGAAAATACTCTCATcccaatttcatattttcagaCTTAGTAATGGAATCGAATGAAGCGTAATTGCATCTTCCGAACAggcgatataatttttttgcatgAGTCTGTGCATTAGTTTCTGTCGAAGGCTTAGAGATATTTTGAAATGCGAAATTTTAGAAATCGATTCTTTTAGATTGGGAGGGATGTCGATGTTCCATTATAAAGTGGTACTGATACTGACACACATTATCAGATTATACCCTAAAATGCGCGGCGTTTAGGAAAACCAtatcttttgaaaaattggtaTGGATTGGTAGAGGATCATGCTACGACATGGAGTTCAATGgagattttttctcttcgactactatttttcaatcttattttttatatcgaaCATATCGATTCTTAACGACTGTTAccaccattttttaattaatgaaattagtAAACGGAAGCTCCTGTTTACGATtcaaatgaagaaaatgagatcgaatcaacaaatttttattcaaaggtCTTCAATAAACCCGATTTGTTGCTAGCAATTATTACTCCGGCCCCtaccaatttttccaatagaAATACACTACTCCAATAAATTGGTATGTCCCATAGTCATAATTGCTCTATCAATTATGAAAGTTAATATGGCACATAGTAATAAGTGATATATCTACTATAAGAATTGGTACATTCTATCAAACTATTAAAATGTCAggagtggataaaaaaaaaattataaaaactcGTATTCGTCGTTTCCCTTTCCGTAATTATTCACAAACGTCGGGTATTCTATAACGCGTTTTCGGCCATTTTAGATCATTAGAGGAAGTGCATGGTACGATCAAaggagaatatttatttgagaaTTGATAAACGTGGATGAATGAACTAACAATTCAATTAGCAGTGAGTTATTTACCCTCTtgtgaaaatagaaaatcggTTTTGTGAAATCGTTATTACGAGAATTCTTATAAACGTTTTACAATAAGGAATTTTCCAATTGAAGGTACTTAATCAAGAGAACAACATCAATTAATACGCTTATGGGTCCCGTCCTCTCCCCTTCTTCTCATCATAAACTGGGAAGCAAATATCCTACATCTAAATGTCCATGTAATCACTCACACCGTAATTTAAAAACAGATGAATAGGATCCCACGGTAATCTGTTCAATACCAATCTTTGGTATTTGGAATAGAAaaagtttgaaaataaattccacaTTCTTTCTGTGTAGTGCATCCGCGAATAAGTAGACTCAGGTTGGTATTTTCATTAaagacaattgaaaatttatgacgTAACTAATGATCTGTCAACTCTATAAAGACCCAATTTTTAATCAAGAAaacaatcatgaaaattatatCTCTTCCAATTAACTGTATTAGTGTTTTTCCTCATCCAAACTTTAGCCCATAGACTGGTATTATTGACCTGCTattcaattataaaaataacggTCTTCGGAAACGATAGCGAATAACTCCTCAGCATCTCAAATAGTAATTATTTACGATAGATTAAACATATGTCATTATTAACACAAACATCTAATGGAATTCAGGAGTCAACGAGGTGACATTATGACTGATTTGGTTTCCATGATCATCTAaacattatattatattatattaaccTTTCAATACTCCATAACGAAAcacaaaaaatggaataaatttcCAAGATCTTTTGTGAAGATTATGACTCTTGGTGAGGTGCCATTTTGAATGACTGATGGAATACAAAGGATAATTATATTAACAAATGCATTAGGGAAAGTCAGCAGGAGCCCAATAGTTggagattgaatttttaaaaatctttcTTCATCTTCTTGCCTTCGGGTTTTACATCTTTATTATAGAATAGCCATGAAGATGCCATGTCCGCTAGGCGCCGACTCCACTGATATGCTATCAAACACTTAAACCATTACCCGCACCATGAAGGCGATTCATTCACTGTTGGCTAGTTCAAATCGCCGAAAGACACTTTGCAATGATGACCGGGTCGAACCACGAGTGACTCACACGAACACGACTCCCTCGGGGGTCTCGGGGTGATCCTTGGTGTCAGCTGACACTCAGCACGTGGAACACGGATGAGGGTATCGGTATGAAAAGAATTAGAGAAGAGGACGTgtcttgaatttaattatcatttatgcCACCAACCGGGGCAGGGTATCCGGAGAAGATCATTGAGTTCCTGCCCCCAGGGACTCATCCCCGAGAGCGAAAGCTGGGTGGACGTATAAACACATATGCACTTCAGTGAGATATTCTCTCTGCAGGGTCTCGCGAACATGACGAATGACTTTCTCGAAGAACTCGCGCTGCCTGGGACGGCGCATTCAAGATCCCGAGTATATCCGCGATGGGCTTCTGTTCTGGGGAGGGTCACTTCTTATTGGAATATGGGTGTAAGTGAACAAATTATTCAAGAGACAcagtgaaaatactttatagaatattctttattagcacgaggaaggcacgtcttagctagaggaccgttgtccagaggctaaaaactatatcaaagggaaaactctctcagggaaaagaaaaacagttttatgactCAAAGGAACACAGTCCGTTATTGAAAGTTCAGCATATCTTTAGGATTAAACCGTCTCGAAAGCGGAGTACAACCGATCGTAAATTAGTCCCTTAGTAGAGCTGTTTCCCAGAAAGTAAAAAaggtgtcgagtgatttttgtaggacaatgaaagaactgtactcaaatattccaacacTTCTATTGGACACTCCATAATCAGCTGGAGGACTGTCTCCGGCGTGTCCGTGGTCGCAGGCTCCTGAGTCGGCGAAGCTCCAGGCTTGAAGATAGGATCGAAACTGCCCCTGTCCTGACAGGGATCTGGAAGATTCAGTGACAGGGTCggggaaaaatgagaaaattgtttGAGCGGTTTTAAACCTTCGTTTGCAGAGATTTTGGACTTTTGACTTTACGTCAAAGGAGGCAGGTCAAAATGTTCTAAGAATAAAACCTAAACAAAAAGATTTTTGCATCTGCTATGTAGGAGTCAGTCAATAGAATAAaagtaatatttttataaataagggTCATATTTTTCACTGGTTTTTAAGGGTCGGAAAACTCGCGAAAAAGCCCTTTGACACTACTGCGACTTGAATTTGATCTGCACTTTGAAATCCAGGAGTCCTGTTTAGGTAAAAATTCGTGGGGTTATCGACATCTgcattaaaatgaaaagatcTGTAGAGAGTTCAATCTATTGTAggcaattaaattataatatttcggATTTCGATGTTTAAAATCTGGACGTCGTGGCCGCAACCCCTTATTAGTATTATTGCCCTTTTTGTGCGGCTATTTatggatcaatttttttttcagaacacTAAAGGAAATATTCCGAGCCATTGATACAAATGATACAGGTTGTATTCGTTTGGGGGATGTGAGTAAGCAGCGTTTGTTCacacaatatttatttcttttactTCCAAATGGAAGCGTTGAAATCAGCGCAATTGAACCGtcccatttttttatgttaagaTTATAAACTTCGGGCTCAGATTAGTGAAAATGCTGTTTTTTAACGATGCGCCgatgtatgtatgtatgggTGGGTATTTATCGACGAATTCGGATACATTTTCGCACAGTAGGGTCATACCCTGTGTCGGACCCATCCCGACAAAAATCTTTGTCTAGAGATCTTTCAGACCTTTAATTTCTTTCTGAAGTTTCAACCATCTGCCCTTCCTCATAGGTCTCTCTAAGTTGTCCCATAACTGTGCACTTTAATCTGGAATATGAAACGAGAATCGAATTTCAAGTCGAAACTTTTTGTTTCATCTTATCCCGTAGCATTTTATCGGTTTTTTCAAGTTTGAATTCGCCCAGTCACAACGTTGCTTCACCCGTTGGAACATAGGTTTCACAACCCAATTGTTTTTGAATAAGAAAATTAGTGATTATTAAGTTGTCTGCTGTTACTTTCTGtattgttgatatttttggcttttttatacaaaaaattgGCAAGATGTTAATGGAATGAAAGTTGAAAGAAATCACCCAATGACATGCTTACTGTCACGTTGCTCGCTGTTATATGTTTACAACATCTGTTTGTTTTTGTTgatattgataaaattttttactcctaaaattcgaagagaattaaaGAGAATTCTAattagagaagaaaaaaatccgctTTAACCTCGTCAGGAATCGAATGCGAGTCTTCCAATATCACCCCAAGTACTCTTATGGATTGAGATACCGGATATTGCAGGAATTCACTCTTAAAtgtataatataaaatataaaaattatatcatcatcatcagcatctaaagcatcatcatcatcatcatcattatcattatcatcaccaccaccacttACAGAAGTTCCACTGTAAAAGCTCCTCAGCCGGGTACTTTGCAACCTTATCTTCAGCTCGGTTGGAGTTTAAGTTTCAACATCGCACCCAAACAGGATagtcaatcattttttatcacaTAGTTGTAAATTCTGTATAAAATGTTAGAGtaacttttcaaattttgatcaatattaattgattaatataGGCGATCAATCAATTACGAACCGGCTGTTGCAATCGATAGAAATTCGACGAATaccgagagaaagaaaaattccgtCTTGACGAAGCCTCGGCTCCTGCAGATAGGCCGTAGTAAAATTAGGGTGCAGTCTGGGAGGTCATGGGAACTATTTGGATCATCATTTCCCTGATGCCATTTACCAGGATATTTTACACACCCTAGTTTGGGAGACTGATGGCAGGGGATTGCTTGCGTAGCTCTGATCCATGGAATCGTCACTTCCCCACGTCGCTTGCTTCCTAGTTAGACCTGTCCTTCAGCCACCTGCGGACCTGGTGGCTGAAGGACACCCTTTGCTCCTGATGGCAACGTAGTAGGGCGGTTCGCCAAGCCTTCCGACCAGTGACAAGGTCACAGTTCCCTCAGGGGGAGAATCATTCAATTTGCTAGAAAATACATCGTGGACCGTttgatgaatataattttccgTAATTGATTCTCAAAACGCATATTTAACCGAACGAAGTAAGATTAGAATTGCGGTTTATTGCGTTATGTGTCCAAAATGAGTTTTGTTTGTCTCTGTCATTGTCTAATATGTTTTCAGGCTTGGATTGCTATGCAGTCATACACGAAGAGCAGCATGTCCGTTTCGGAGTTTCTCAATGGGAGGAATAAATCAGGTAATGTCAATAGAGCATTTGAGTAATTGTTGTCAGTTGAATGAATCTggtcaagatttttttataaactcgTTACTGATATGATTTGATGTTTAcaattattaaaactattttccATGGTtcatatatgtatataaaaaatatgaactaaaagaaaacgaatattttggaattcaaagtttaattattcaaagtaTAATTCTTCTTTATAACAGGATAATTTCCTGATGTTTTACGATTTTATCttaatttataaacaaatgaatcCAAATATAAGCTTtgtagatttattttttaagttttCGTTCATGTTTGACGTTATAGTAACGgcataattattttacaattttttcattgtataACAGACATAACTATTTTGTACTTTGTTGTAATGTCTACAGAGATATATGCGAGTTTGGTGAAGACGTTAACAACCAAGGAAGATCCCATTGAGCAACGCATCAACTTCGACCAGTTCTGCACTCTCGCTAGTGAATGGAGACGACCCAAAGCCAATGGGGCAAACTGCGAAAGTGAGATACCTTCAGTATGGAGTATATTATCTAGGAAGGCGACGAAGTTCCTTTGTAGAGCTTTCGCACATCCTCTTAATCGACTCTTAggtatttcaatgaaaaatgcgGAGTTTCCCACTCAAATTTTACGAGCACAATTTCACAGATAGTTGAAAAAGCCTCGAATTGACagatcaatgatttttttttcataatcggATTTAAAGGAATTTTGTAAACTATTTCATTGAtcaactttgaaaaattttcgttaattaaattaatttctattgGTTTACCCAGATCATCTAAAGATATGCACTGgtttggaataattttctaacgaTGAACCGgtgataattaaatgaaaatctaTTATAATCTAAACGGTAAAATTTACTTTATATCTATGGTAGATTTTACCTTGAATTTGAGGTAATTTCTACCGTAGATATAGACCGAATGGAGAAATACATACGGCCCCTTTCTTATCGTGAATATATGGTAAAATCTACCGTAGatttaagataattttttatgagaatttaAAAGAGCACATCAGGCCCCTTTTTACCATAGATATACGTGAGATTTTTTTGACattaacgaaaaataattttggatCGTTGAaaaaccatgccccttgttTTCCACCATTTCAACAAAGTTCGTGTCAGGTGTCACGTAACCCTGACCACCGCACCCCAATCGACCGCTATTAAACCACAAAGAATAATCCTCTGAGCAGTCattgaccttcaaaattaatcataTAATGTCCCTCATATTTACCGGCGCAGCAACGAAAGGGAGAAGCTAAACACTCGGGCTTTCACTGTGAGAAACttctccctctcgttgctataCAATCAAATAATTGCGAAATTATCCAACAATTTTGAAGATCGTGGAGTATTACGATCGATACCATGGAGGATGACTTTGATGAAATAACAAATCAATTGTGCTCAGTTAATAATGGACTTGATATATGTTGACTAGATTGGACACATTCTCTGATTCCTGAATCAGACAAAAGAGACTTATACATTGGATTGGTCGGTAAAGATCTGCTATGGCTGGAATCATCGGCTGTGCCGTTAATAGAGTGAGTAAAATCATCGTGAGAGATTGGAAAtaggagaggaaaaatattatatatatgaTTAACTTAGGTCAATGGACCTGACATTGCACCGTCCAAGTATGAACGAATACACAGTGAGGCAATTACCTCAGGAATTACAGCATATGAGAAATTCCCGTGTTATTCTATTGATAATGCCTCAACACTCACGGGGCATCGCCATTGCGGCATTGGCAGCTTATTCCATTGGACTGCATGCTAAATTAGTTCTATGTATACAACTGATGCCGGAACGTTGCATAGTCTCCGGTGAACAGGTAATTATAATCTTTGAAATAGCGACGAATAGTTTATACATAGAAATGCTTCaaattttcacatataataccacaagagctcagaaattatcggatatttcccgttaggttcgttgcaaacaaatgaacgtgtcaagttttccagtttaaaaatcacgagcgcgaagtgccagtgatttttctggaaaacttgacaagcttatttgtttgtagggaaccttgagggaaatatcagataatttcaaagttcgagtggtattcgggggattattttttccatccaaatcttggccgatagaatttcaccatgagacataattttcaacgaattgccatccaATCTgccagatacaattgagggtgacttcatcatttgtttttttttatataggcaacataaaaaatttccagtgaaatttccaagaatttccgctgaaataccgtgttggctatacaaaataacgtcgaatggtgcaatgcTATtcgccaagatttggatgggaaaaataatcggaaTAATTTGATTCCTTTGGCGCAACGGTTTGGCGCTGGTTACAATCTCAAACAATATcttgattttaaaaatgtaaatagcCAAATAATAGCATTTTTAGA
This genomic stretch from Diachasmimorpha longicaudata isolate KC_UGA_2023 chromosome 6, iyDiaLong2, whole genome shotgun sequence harbors:
- the LOC135163693 gene encoding uncharacterized protein LOC135163693 isoform X7, whose protein sequence is MSTSHSLHCDGNDNSHKIITQRMAYEVFLGGSCNPTTWRSEIAIPTLQRLGITYYNPQVSQWGPELIAEEYEAKQNARVLLFVIDNQTRNTASIIEAAQLAVTRTNSLVLVVYPYRQGQAILGESISAQEYYDLMNGLSVLEYFMDKQRIPIFENVSGALNGTSKILREAINVQDLHQEDGMRPKPIPMIQNGVDIITLKEIFRAIDTNDTGCIRLGDAWIAMQSYTKSSMSVSEFLNGRNKSEIYASLVKTLTTKEDPIEQRINFDQFCTLASEWRRPKANGANCESEIPSVWSILSRKATKFLCRAFAHPLNRLLDWTHSLIPESDKRDLYIGLVGKDLLWLESSAVPLIESMDLTLHRPSMNEYTVRQLPQELQHMRNSRVILLIMPQHSRGIAIAALAAYSIGLHAKLVLCIQLMPERCIVSGEQLTEQAVKDYNRGRMYLSDYATREGVPVFQNIADALQHTIQLVQSPC
- the LOC135163693 gene encoding uncharacterized protein LOC135163693 isoform X5, whose protein sequence is MQLNSSWDWLREMLTRVEDYSVNNSETSIMIGDLGELTKKLAQLCERGAAVPMSTSHSLHCDGNDNSHKIITQRMAYEVFLGGSCNPTTWRSEIAIPTLQRLGITYYNPQVSQWGPELIAEEYEAKQNARVLLFVIDNQTRNTASIIEAAQLAVTRTNSLVLVVYPYRQGQAILGESISAQEYYDLMNGLSVLEYFMDKQRIPIFENVSGALNGTSKILREAINVQDLHQEDGMRPKPIPMIQNGVDIITLKEIFRAIDTNDTGCIRLGDAWIAMQSYTKSSMSVSEFLNGRNKSEIYASLVKTLTTKEDPIEQRINFDQFCTLASEWRRPKANGANCESEIPSVWSILSRKATKFLCRAFAHPLNRLLDWTHSLIPESDKRDLYIGLVGKDLLWLESSAVPLIESMDLTLHRPSMNEYTVRQLPQELQHMRNSRVILLIMPQHSRGIAIAALAAYSIGLHAKLVLCIQLMPERCIVSGEQLTEQAVKDYNRGRMYLSDYATREGVPVFQNIADALQHTIQLVQSPC
- the LOC135163693 gene encoding uncharacterized protein LOC135163693 isoform X4, with amino-acid sequence MWANRIYVMQLNSSWDWLREMLTRVEDYSVNNSETSIMIGDLGELTKKLAQLCERGAAVPMSTSHSLHCDGNDNSHKIITQRMAYEVFLGGSCNPTTWRSEIAIPTLQRLGITYYNPQVSQWGPELIAEEYEAKQNARVLLFVIDNQTRNTASIIEAAQLAVTRTNSLVLVVYPYRQGQAILGESISAQEYYDLMNGLSVLEYFMDKQRIPIFENVSGALNGTSKILREAINVQDLHQEDGMRPKPIPMIQNGVDIITLKEIFRAIDTNDTGCIRLGDAWIAMQSYTKSSMSVSEFLNGRNKSEIYASLVKTLTTKEDPIEQRINFDQFCTLASEWRRPKANGANCESEIPSVWSILSRKATKFLCRAFAHPLNRLLDWTHSLIPESDKRDLYIGLVGKDLLWLESSAVPLIESMDLTLHRPSMNEYTVRQLPQELQHMRNSRVILLIMPQHSRGIAIAALAAYSIGLHAKLVLCIQLMPERCIVSGEQLTEQAVKDYNRGRMYLSDYATREGVPVFQNIADALQHTIQLVQSPC
- the LOC135163693 gene encoding uncharacterized protein LOC135163693 isoform X1; the encoded protein is MTTRKKNIQYNEVISEKYIELIKSIRIAGLQVCANRIYVMQLNSSWDWLREMLTRVEDYSVNNSETSIMIGDLGELTKKLAQLCERGAAVPMSTSHSLHCDGNDNSHKIITQRMAYEVFLGGSCNPTTWRSEIAIPTLQRLGITYYNPQVSQWGPELIAEEYEAKQNARVLLFVIDNQTRNTASIIEAAQLAVTRTNSLVLVVYPYRQGQAILGESISAQEYYDLMNGLSVLEYFMDKQRIPIFENVSGALNGTSKILREAINVQDLHQEDGMRPKPIPMIQNGVDIITLKEIFRAIDTNDTGCIRLGDAWIAMQSYTKSSMSVSEFLNGRNKSEIYASLVKTLTTKEDPIEQRINFDQFCTLASEWRRPKANGANCESEIPSVWSILSRKATKFLCRAFAHPLNRLLDWTHSLIPESDKRDLYIGLVGKDLLWLESSAVPLIESMDLTLHRPSMNEYTVRQLPQELQHMRNSRVILLIMPQHSRGIAIAALAAYSIGLHAKLVLCIQLMPERCIVSGEQLTEQAVKDYNRGRMYLSDYATREGVPVFQNIADALQHTIQLVQSPC
- the LOC135163693 gene encoding uncharacterized protein LOC135163693 isoform X2, which gives rise to MSIRIAGLQVCANRIYVMQLNSSWDWLREMLTRVEDYSVNNSETSIMIGDLGELTKKLAQLCERGAAVPMSTSHSLHCDGNDNSHKIITQRMAYEVFLGGSCNPTTWRSEIAIPTLQRLGITYYNPQVSQWGPELIAEEYEAKQNARVLLFVIDNQTRNTASIIEAAQLAVTRTNSLVLVVYPYRQGQAILGESISAQEYYDLMNGLSVLEYFMDKQRIPIFENVSGALNGTSKILREAINVQDLHQEDGMRPKPIPMIQNGVDIITLKEIFRAIDTNDTGCIRLGDAWIAMQSYTKSSMSVSEFLNGRNKSEIYASLVKTLTTKEDPIEQRINFDQFCTLASEWRRPKANGANCESEIPSVWSILSRKATKFLCRAFAHPLNRLLDWTHSLIPESDKRDLYIGLVGKDLLWLESSAVPLIESMDLTLHRPSMNEYTVRQLPQELQHMRNSRVILLIMPQHSRGIAIAALAAYSIGLHAKLVLCIQLMPERCIVSGEQLTEQAVKDYNRGRMYLSDYATREGVPVFQNIADALQHTIQLVQSPC
- the LOC135163693 gene encoding uncharacterized protein LOC135163693 isoform X8 produces the protein MTTRKKNIQYNEVISEKYIELIKSIRIAGLQVCANRIYVMQLNSSWDWLREMLTRVEDYSVNNSETSIMIGDLGELTKKLAQLCERGAAVPMSTSHSLHCDGNDNSHKIITQRMAYEVFLGGSCNPTTWRSEIAIPTLQRLGITYYNPQVSQWGPELIAEEYEAKQNARVLLFVIDNQTRNTASIIEAAQLAVTRTNSLVLVVYPYRQGQAILGESISAQEYYDLMNGLSVLEYFMDKQRIPIFENVSGALNGTSKILREAINVQDLHQEDGMRPKPIPMIQNGVDIITLKEIFRAIDTNDTGCIRLGDAWIAMQSYTKSSMSVSEFLNGRNKSEIYASLVKTLTTKEDPIEQRINFDQFCTLASEWRRPKANGANCESEIPSVWSILSRKATKFLCRAFAHPLNRLLDWTHSLIPESDKRDLYIGLVGKDLLWLESSAVPLID
- the LOC135163693 gene encoding uncharacterized protein LOC135163693 isoform X3 — its product is MTTRKKNIQYNEVISEKYIELIKSIRIAGLQVCANRIYVMQLNSSWDWLREMLTRVEDYSVNNSETSIMIGDLGELTKKLAQLCERGAAVPMSTSHSLHCDGNDNSHKIITQRMAYEVFLGGSCNPTTWRSEIAIPTLQRLGITYYNPQVSQWGPELIAEEYEAKQNARVLLFVIDNQTRNTASIIEAAQLAVTRTNSLVLVVYPYRQGQAILGESISAQEYYDLMNGLSVLEYFMDKQRIPIFENVSGALNGTSKILREAINVQDLHQEDGMRPKPIPMIQNGVDIITLKEIFRAIDTNDTGCIRLGDAWIAMQSYTKSSMSVSEFLNGRNKSEIYASLVKTLTTKEDPIEQRINFDQFCTLASEWRRPKANGANCENWTHSLIPESDKRDLYIGLVGKDLLWLESSAVPLIESMDLTLHRPSMNEYTVRQLPQELQHMRNSRVILLIMPQHSRGIAIAALAAYSIGLHAKLVLCIQLMPERCIVSGEQLTEQAVKDYNRGRMYLSDYATREGVPVFQNIADALQHTIQLVQSPC
- the LOC135163693 gene encoding uncharacterized protein LOC135163693 isoform X6, whose amino-acid sequence is MPKREVLCLVAKGFDISKAAVPMSTSHSLHCDGNDNSHKIITQRMAYEVFLGGSCNPTTWRSEIAIPTLQRLGITYYNPQVSQWGPELIAEEYEAKQNARVLLFVIDNQTRNTASIIEAAQLAVTRTNSLVLVVYPYRQGQAILGESISAQEYYDLMNGLSVLEYFMDKQRIPIFENVSGALNGTSKILREAINVQDLHQEDGMRPKPIPMIQNGVDIITLKEIFRAIDTNDTGCIRLGDAWIAMQSYTKSSMSVSEFLNGRNKSEIYASLVKTLTTKEDPIEQRINFDQFCTLASEWRRPKANGANCESEIPSVWSILSRKATKFLCRAFAHPLNRLLDWTHSLIPESDKRDLYIGLVGKDLLWLESSAVPLIESMDLTLHRPSMNEYTVRQLPQELQHMRNSRVILLIMPQHSRGIAIAALAAYSIGLHAKLVLCIQLMPERCIVSGEQLTEQAVKDYNRGRMYLSDYATREGVPVFQNIADALQHTIQLVQSPC